The Naumovozyma dairenensis CBS 421 chromosome 11, complete genome genome includes a window with the following:
- the RAD10 gene encoding DNA repair protein RAD10 (similar to Saccharomyces cerevisiae RAD10 (YML095C); ancestral locus Anc_8.874), protein MNNTDPTSFQSILAGVKKLREQEGGKEDDSKKKAQSQSSRTPSQPIQASSGPVVNAFNQQRIIPGEGTNTDKDFSRKRPFTGSNSNSVLVNTTQKENPLLNHLKNTNWRYISSTGGNKIYYDYLVRSRSILFLTLSYHRLYADYIARRMLPLSKNENNILIFVVDDINSEDPLKDLTKLCMFNGFTLLVAFNFEQAANYLRYLNQ, encoded by the coding sequence ATGAATAATACAGATCCAACGTCCTTTCAAAGTATTCTAGCTGGGGTTAAAAAATTGAGGGAACAGGAAGGCGgtaaagaagatgattcCAAGAAGAAAGCTCAAAGCCAATCGTCGAGGACACCATCTCAACCAATTCAGGCTAGTAGTGGTCCAGTAGTAAATGCATTTAATCAACAAAGAATAATACCAGGGGAAGGCACAAATACTGATAAGGACTTTTCTAGGAAGAGACCATTTACAGGATCTAACTCTAATTCTGTATTGGTAAACACTACTCAGAAGGAAaatccattattaaatcatttgaaaaatacaaaTTGGAGATATATATCTTCAACTGGTggtaataaaatatattatgaTTATCTTGTGAGAAGTAGATCTATACTTTTTCTAACATTAAGTTATCATAGATTATATGCTGATTATATTGCAAGAAGAATGTTACCTTTAtctaaaaatgaaaataatatcctGATATTTGTTGTGGATGACATTAATTCTGAAGATCcattaaaagatttaacCAAACTTTGTATGTTTAATGGATTCACATTGCTCGTagctttcaattttgaGCAAGCTGCTAATTACCTTAGGTATCTTAACCAGTGA
- the GIM5 gene encoding Gim5p (similar to Saccharomyces cerevisiae GIM5 (YML094W); ancestral locus Anc_8.873), with product MSSQKIDLTQLGPEQLTAVKQQFDQELQHFNQSLQALTIAKTKFTDCISDIKAISQPKNDEQKILIPASASLYIPGTIKDNKKFMVDVGTGYYVEKSDVDAISFYQKKIDKLNSESGQIQTIIKEKTQSSLAIEQQLRLAAIRRHEEMAKQQKQQQQQQGSQ from the exons ATGTCATCACAAAAGA tCGATCTTACACAATTGGGGCCTGAACAATTGACAGCAGTCAAACAACAATTTGATCAAGAATTACAACATTTCAATCAATCATTACAAGCTTTAACGATAGCCAAGACCAAATTTACAGATTGTATATCTGATATCAAAGCCATTAGTCAACCTAAGAATGatgaacaaaaaatattgattcCAGCTTCCGCATCTTTATATATCCCAGGTACCATTAAAGATAACAAGAAATTTATGGTCGATGTCGGGACAGGCTATTACGTTGAGAAGAGTGACGTGGATGCCATTTCATTCTATCAGaagaaaattgataaattgaattcaGAATCAGGACAAATTCAAACCATCATTAAGGAAAAGACTCAATCTTCGTTGGCCATTGAACAACAACTTCGTCTTGCCGCGATAAGACGTCATGAAGAAATGGCCAAACAAcagaaacaacaacaacaacaacaaggatctcaatga
- the UTP14 gene encoding Utp14p (similar to Saccharomyces cerevisiae UTP14 (YML093W); ancestral locus Anc_8.872), whose translation MAKKKSGSRAKSSKRALNALELAERELEGYDSESEARRYNSRSNGTVVNLLKKVQRGRSNDNDDDDDEENYNDSDDSFEDEELDSDEALGSDDDYDVLNSKFSQTIRDKSKKKMVKKIRTTTMMKMKMKVDILLFDEEDLMPLSAVWDLDSKATSTEQQQNNSDNEAGQLELQNDDQESGMSSSSDSSEEGSSSSDDNDDDEQEEENPFDEISSDEGDVELRNITSALLKDSSRINPKRLDTYGAGEENEFVLPSASKTQKTKLSLTDMMNVIDDKEAIADATLINGKSTMTEVPLPQRIQKRHERKAAYEISKDEVNKWKDVIQQNRRADHLVFPLNPTTEHNHASAFTRTTDEPKTELQDKIDQVLKESNLVDPQKDSTFEDLATAKMSPEEMRKKTAEVRLMRELMFREERKARRLKKIKSKSYHRIKKKELLRNKEMAGISDESDTELDIARAKERMTLKHKTNSKWARDMIKHGMTNDQETREEMEEMLRQGERLKNKILDRDGSDDDDENRKETLDDFERAEQEEENNNNIKENVGKTGVMNMAFMKNAEVREREANQETIAKLRTMENGHGGDLSLFDSDNDEGNGESVHLNKGRRVYTPGNLESRKELNEIEDAARKETEIDNSRSLENRMKKKNVPMTASGLEIRSEDDEVQKEEENEKGREEEKKQTSENANPWLDDGSDDDNSGTIKHSTKVHIVDKDSSKVSKRAQKIEKEITKQIRKNKTSKERKDDELLLSSTNNGKSLKFVDQYGGSDEETPSFMFKQQEVIVEAFAGDDVVAEFEDEKKRVMEDEDDKEEDATLPGWGDWAGVGANPKKKRKFIKKIKGVVTKDKRKDKNLKNVIINEKVNKKNLKYQSSAVPFPYESREQYERSLRLPIGEQWTSRASHQALIKPRIMTKPGQVIDPLKAPFK comes from the coding sequence ATGGCTAAAAAGAAATCAGGTTCAAGGGCCAAAAGTTCAAAGAGAGCTTTGAATGCCTTAGAGTTAGCAGAAAGGGAATTAGAAGGTTATGATTCTGAATCTGAAGCAAGAAGATATAATTCTCGTTCTAACGGGACTGTGgtcaatttattaaagaaagtCCAAAGAGGTAGATccaatgataatgatgatgatgatgacgaagaGAACTATAATGATAGTGACGATTCATtcgaagatgaagaattagattcTGACGAAGCTTTAGgttctgatgatgattatgatgtattgaattcaaaattcTCTCAAACTATTCGTGATaaatccaaaaaaaaaatggtaaaaaaGATAAGAACTACaacgatgatgaagatgaagatgaaggtGGATATACTTctatttgatgaagaagatttgaTGCCTCTATCAGCTGTTTGGGATTTAGATTCTAAAGCAACTTCTacagaacaacaacaaaataacAGTGACAATGAAGCAGGTCAGCTTGAATTGCAAAATGATGATCAGGAATCCGGTATGAGTTCCAGCAGCGATAGCAGTGAAGAAGGGTCCTCCTCCAGCGATGATAATGACGACGAcgaacaagaagaagaaaatccatttgatgaaatttctAGTGATGAAGGTGATGTGGAACTTAGAAATATTACTTCCGCATTATTAAAGGATTCATCTAGAATCAATCCAAAACGATTAGATACTTACGGTGCTggtgaagaaaatgaatttgtCTTACCATCTGCAAGCAAGACTCAAAAGACTAAATTAAGTTTAACTGATATGATGAATGTTATAGATGATAAAGAGGCCATTGCAGATGCAACTTTAATTAACGGGAAATCCACCATGACTGAAGTACCATTACCtcaaagaattcaaaaaagACATGAACGTAAGGCAGCTTATGAAATATCTAAGGATGAAGTGAATAAATGGAAAGATGTTATTCAACAAAATAGAAGAGCTGATCATTTAGTTTTCCCATTGAATCCGACAACGGAACATAATCACGCTTCAGCTTTTACCAGAACCACTGATGAACCCAAGACTGAATTACAAGATAAAATTGATCAAGTATTGAAAGAAAGTAATTTAGTGGATCCTCAAAAGGATTCTACATTTGAGGATTTAGCTACAGCTAAAATGTCACCGGAAGAAATGAGAAAGAAAACTGCTGAAGTTAGATTAATGAGAGAATTAATGTTCCGTGAAGAGAGAAAGGCAAGAAgattaaagaagataaaatCTAAATCTTATCACAGAattaagaagaaggaaCTATTgagaaataaagaaatggCTGGTATATCAGATGAAAGTGATACAGAACTTGATATTGCTAGAGCTAAAGAAAGAATGACTTTGAAACATAAGACTAATTCCAAATGGGCAAGAGATATGATCAAACATGGTATGACTAATGATCAAGAAACAAGAGAAGAGATGGAAGAAATGTTGAGACAAGGAGAACGTTTAAAGAATAAGATATTAGATCGTGATGgttctgatgatgatgatgaaaatagaAAGGAAACTCTAGATGATTTTGAGAGAGctgaacaagaagaagaaaataataataatattaaagaaaacgTAGGAAAGACAGGTGTCATGAATATGGCCTTTATGAAAAATGCTGAAGTAAGAGAAAGGGAAGCTAATCAAGAAACTATAGCAAAACTGCGTACAATGGAAAATGGTCATGGTGGTGATCTCTCATTATTTGATAGTGACAATGATGAAGGGAATGGTGAATCTgttcatttaaataaagGTAGAAGAGTCTATACCCCTGGTAATCTTGAATCCCGTAAggaattgaatgaaattgaagatgcagcaagaaaagaaactgaaattgataattcaaGATCTCTTGAAAATagaatgaagaagaagaatgtaCCAATGACTGCCAGTGGTCTTGAAATTAGAAGTGAGGATGACGAAGttcaaaaagaagaagaaaatgagaAGGGTagggaagaagaaaagaaacaaacaagCGAGAATGCCAATCCTTGGTTAGATGATGGTAGTGATGATGACAATTCTGGAACAATCAAACATTCAACAAAAGTACACATAGTTGATAAAGACAGTTCGAAAGTAAGTAAAAGAGCACAAAAGATTGAGAAAGAAATAACGAAACAAATAAGGAAAAACAAGACTTCTAAAGAGAGAAAAGATGACgaattattgttatcatcaACTAATAATGGTAAAAGTTTGAAATTTGTTGATCAATATGGTGGGTCTGACGAAGAAACTCCAAGCTTTATGTTCAAGCAACAAGAGGTGATAGTAGAAGCTTTTGCCGGTGATGATGTTGTTGctgaatttgaagatgagaagaaaagagttatggaagatgaagatgataaagaagaagatgcaACACTTCCCGGTTGGGGTGATTGGGCAGGAGTAGGAGCAAAtccaaagaagaagaggaaatttatcaagaaGATCAAAGGTGTTGTAACGAAGGATAAAAGAAAGgataaaaatttgaaaaatgttataataaatgaaaaagttaataagaagaatttgaaatatcaaTCATCTGCTGTACCTTTCCCCTATGAAAGTAGAGAGCAATATGAAAGATCATTACGTTTACCTATTGGTGAACAATGGACATCAAGAGCATCTCATCAAGCATTAATTAAGCCTAGAATTATGACGAAACCAGGTCAAGTTATTGATCCTTTAAAGGCTCCATTTAAATAG
- the RPM2 gene encoding ribonuclease P (similar to Saccharomyces cerevisiae RPM2 (YML091C); ancestral locus Anc_8.865): protein MAFKSIKYKLGSKGYHRHATTFFDSSYNHLRQNQAVFNIDPSIPNSNGITTLQPHPVVVANTNYNNLDDVLYRDPNFHIQKKKSTSTTTKIVPNTSNNNQNNSSRNFYILKNTNNNNNTTNNNNNNNNRRKSIAIINGAANTLNKRFYSTTTTTTTTTLFNTQKISNSNELQLQSQSQSQSQSQTSVASDTTTNTTHIPSSSPWEIDTETSLNPKTYLSTHINEINKAYLMQDFNKINSLYHSLKRNNIIPPIETFEKILDSISKRLMDKFDLDNKMFEMLSCYQDIINNKLKPSNAIYNILLSSLFKNSIMAIHLQNSNGQDFFKIAIELFKTINQQQQQQQHHHTHTNIQLSKDTINYTLIAINLYPGFIDINHLISYINNSPFLIKNSLYFISLLNYSTLINNNTKLKELFNEYTLYSQQGTNNNTTLKEDKFKIISIYISGLVETSNIDLATSLLDQTLNEIKQTNGLNSNISLLLSKYLISMSKINPESSYEMWIKFNKLNWIPEFSYDFYLQLMNNSFHNWTLTKKIYNYIFPMKRSFHNNHKSLNSINISENAYECILFPMDSYKVIDSLLDYSLQLNDTEIILKLCQESLIKSFNFNINLYPLLFEFLKNNLNWPQDYLLDFITTHTSLLLVSSESESSTSSSSSSSSSSSDNFLNFLNAIINNYHDKDLLLKISQSTAFKNGLNQLSFQLSPSLLSNNIQLESKFNGLFKIFKNIWQCPKTFESYPNLLELYSIIIIKFFDFNLYPLSPVIQQQQQQQPLLNFIKETITNYKTLLINYQRANPYANVQLSSIVKESITLIATHEEIPEEVITFYLNSEENIDSQTPSIINLGPSLRNSFKTAIKDFNTLLKKGYSFDFDTYKTLIMHRYINKTIISTALELSPSELETKQIINLIIKNCPIDNLENEVINHPLFYSKILPLVNDRSLKRLTTTTNIWETLPDFLNFIKSIDFPNNFKNIQNQITFKETIEAIYNRLFNQFKDYQTIVKFNKICPNLNSEQLLLSLIRSGEYEKYETLSYKYSKDPLLKEETFPLIQAEFLINTGKFDNALENLNNMIDQLPNDTDNNIPERLIDLYTFASFLKSLYMTDSDDITINPKLNSKINNTLQAANLFSMQNNFSNMIELHEQLFPYSSQLTMETTTSKPTSTNSAVLEQMLNNLYDSLSLVDIETSSVLKQYKRKLKNYLRFKYYIKLPTFQLDEVKTLITIWNEINTHEIDCLFNNIIETMYLNPRAQQLFFENDMVLNFNKLQFNELISHIENAYESKNNNDNLVKVHKLKEFLQI, encoded by the coding sequence ATGGCATTCAAATcaatcaaatataaattgGGCTCAAAAGGGTATCATCGTCATGCTACTACTTTTTTCGATTCATCATATAATCATCTAAGACAAAATCAAGCtgttttcaatattgaCCCATCAAtaccaaattcaaatgGTATAACTACTTTACAACCACATCCTGTCGTCGTAGCAAATacaaattataataatttagatGATGTACTCTATAGAGATCCAAATTTCCATATacagaaaaagaaatcaacatcaacaacGACCAAAATTGTACCGAAcacttcaaataataatcagaataattcatcaagaAATTTCTATATACTGAAAAATaccaataacaacaacaatactacaaataataataataataacaataatagaAGAAAATCTATTGCAATAATTAATGGTGCTGCCAATACCCTCAATAAAAGATTTTATTCAACTACAACAACtacaactacaactacattatttaatacacagaaaatttcaaactcaaatgaattacaattacaatCACAATCACAATCACAATCACAATCACAAACATCGGTAGCTTCAGATACTACCACTAATACTACGCACATACCCTCATCATCTCCTTGGGAAATAGATACTGAAACATCTTTGAATCCAAAAACTTATTTATCCACtcatattaatgaaattaataaagcTTACCTAATGCaagattttaataaaataaattccctttatcattcattaaaacgtaataatattattccaccaattgaaacatttgaaaaaatattagattCCATTTCAAAAAGATTAATGGATAAATTTGACTTGGATAATAAAATGTTTGAAATGTTATCTTGTTATCAAgatattataaataataaattgaaaccTTCAAATGCAATTTATAacattttattatcttctttattcaaaaattcaataatggCAATTCATTTACAAAATAGTAATGGTCAagatttctttaaaattgcaatagaattatttaaaacaataaatcaacaacaacaacaacaacaacaccaTCACACGCATActaatattcaattatcaAAAGATACAATAAATTACACTTTAATCGCCATTAATTTATATCCAGGGTTCATAGATATTaatcatttaatatcttacattaataattcaccattcttaattaaaaattcaCTTTATTTCAtctctttattaaattattccacattgattaataataatacaaaattaaaagaattatttaatgaatatacATTATATTCACAACAAGGcaccaacaacaatacaACTTTAAAAGAggataaattcaaaattatatcaATTTATATCTCGGGACTCGTAGAAACTAGCAATATAGATTTGGCtacttcattattagatcaaactttaaatgaaattaaacaaaCTAACggtttaaattcaaatatatcattgttattatcaaaatatttaatttcaatgtcAAAGATAAATCCAGAAAGTAGTTATGAAATGTGgatcaaattcaataaattaaattgGATACCAGAATTCTCTTACgatttttatttacaattGATGAATAATTCATTCCATAATTGGACCCTaacgaaaaaaatttataattatatctTCCCCATGAAAAGATCATTCcataataatcataaatcattaaattcaattaatattTCAGAAAACGCTTATGAATGTATTTTATTCCCAATGGATTCATATAAAGTTATTGATTCACTTTTAGATTATTCATtacaattaaatgatacaGAAATCATTTTAAAACTTTGTCAAGaatctttaattaaatcattcaatttcaatattaatttatatccattattattcgaatttttgaaaaataatttaaattggccacaagattatttattagaCTTCATAACCACTCATACTTCATTATTACTTGTCTCATCGGAATCAGAATCATCAACGTCGTCCTCGTCGTCCTCGTCGTCCTCGTCGTcagataattttttgaattttttaaatgcaatcattaataattatcatgataaagatttattattaaaaatttctCAATCCACAGCATTTAAAAATGGGCTAAATCAATTATCATTCCAATTATCtccatcattattatcaaataatattcagttagaatcaaaatttaatggtcttttcaaaattttcaaaaatatttggcAATGTCCCAAAACATTTGAATCATATccaaatttattagaattatattcaatcataataattaaattctttgattttaatttatatCCATTATCACCTGTtattcaacaacaacaacaacaacaacccttacttaatttcattaaagaaaCCATTACAAACTACAAAACTTTACTTATCAATTATCAAAGAGCTAATCCATATGCCAATGTTcaattatcatcaatagtTAAAGAATCAATAACCTTAATTGCAACCCACGAAGAAATTCCTGAAGAAGTCATTACCTTTTATCTTAATTCGGAAGAAAACATTGACTCGCAAACACCTTCAATTATAAACTTGGGTCCAAGTTTAagaaattcatttaaaacagctattaaagattttaacaccttattgaaaaaaggtTACTCATTCGATTTCGATACTTATAAAACTTTAATTATGCATcgatatattaataaaacaataatttCCACTGCATTAGAATTATCTCCATCAGAATTAGAAAcgaaacaaataataaatttaataattaaaaattgtCCCATagataatttagaaaatgaagttATTAATCAtcctttattttattccaaaattttACCCTTAGTAAATGACCGTTCATTAAAAAGattaacaacaacaacaaacatTTGGGAAACTTTACCtgatttcttgaatttcattaaatcaatCGACTTCccaaataatttcaaaaatattcaaaatcaaataacattcaaagaaacaatCGAAGCCATTTATAATCGTCTTTTTAACCAGTTTAAAGATTATCAAACAATTGtgaaatttaataaaatttgtccaaatttaaattcggaacaattattattatcattaattcGTTCAGgtgaatatgaaaaatatgaaacattatcatataaatattcaaaggATCCACTActaaaagaagaaacatttCCTTTAATTCAAGCTGAATTCTTAATCAACACGGGGAAATTTGATAATGCattggaaaatttaaataatatgattGATCAATTACCAAACGATACCGACAATAATATTCCAGAAAGATTAATCGATTTGTATACATTTGCatcttttttgaaaagtttataTATGACTGATTCTGATGATATAACAATTAATCCcaaattgaattcaaaaattaataatacttTACAAGCTGCAAATTTATTCTCAATgcaaaataatttttcaaatatgatAGAATTACATGAACAATTATTCCCATATTCTTCTCAATTAACCATGGAAACTACCACCTCCAAACCAACATCAACTAACTCCGCTGTCTTGGAACAAATGTTAAATAACTTATAcgattcattatcattggTAGATATTGAAACATCTTCTGTCTTAAAGCAATataaaaggaaattgaaaaattatttgagattcaaatattatattaaacTTCCAACTTTCCAATTAGATGAAGTTAAAACTTTAATCACCATTTggaatgaaattaatactCATGAAATTGATTGCCTTTTCAATAACATTATAGAAACAATGTATTTAAATCCAAGAGCTCAACAATTATTTTTCGAAAATGATATGGTCttaaattttaataaattacaatttaatgaattaatcTCGCATATTGAAAACGCATATGAatctaaaaataataatgataatttggTGAAAGTACACAAATTAAAAGAGTTTTTGCAAATATGA
- the ERG13 gene encoding hydroxymethylglutaryl-CoA synthase (similar to Saccharomyces cerevisiae ERG13 (YML126C); ancestral locus Anc_8.864): MTETKRQKTTTMNNTETANTSDARPSHIGIKGIEIYIPTQYVSQDELETYDNVSKGKYTIGLGQTNMSFVNDREDIYSMSLTVLSKLLKNYKLDTSNIGRLEVGTETLIDKSKSVKSVLMQLFPDNNGDIEGIDTLNACYGGTNALFNSLNWIESSSWDGRDAIVVCGDIAIYDKGAARPTGGAGVVAMWIGPNAPIVFDSVRGSYMEHAYDFYKPDFTSEYPYVDGHFSLTCYVKALDQVYKNYSRKAISKGGLVTNPLSNEALNVLEYFDYNVFHVPTCKLVTKSYGRLLFNDFKANNKLFPDVDVKFAEETYEESLTDKLLEKTFVNVAKPYHKEKVEPSLIVPTNTGNMYTASVYASLSSLLYYIGSDKLQNKRIGLFSYGSGLAASLFSCKVIGNIDHIIQVLDLDNKLNGDRLKCSPGEFEDAIKLREDAHLKKDFEPKGSIDHLQNGVYYLTKIDDRFRRSYAVKE; this comes from the coding sequence ATGACTGAAACTAAAAGACAAAAGACTACAACAATGAATAATACGGAAACTGCAAACACTTCAGATGCTAGACCAAGTCATATTGGTATTAAAggtattgaaatatatattcctACACAATACGTTTCTcaagatgaattagaaacatACGATAATGTTTCTAAGGGTAAATATACGATTGGATTAGGTCAAACTAACATGTCGTTTGTGAATGATAGAGAAGATATTTATTCTATGTCATTAACTGTGTTatctaaattattaaaaaattataagCTTGATACTTCAAACATTGGTAGATTAGAAGTCGGTACGGAGAcattaattgataaatctAAATCTGTTAAATCTGTGTTAATGCAATTATTTcctgataataatggtgaTATTGAAGGTATTGATACACTTAATGCATGTTATGGTGGTACTAATGcacttttcaattctttaaattgGATTGAATCCTCATCATGGGATGGAAGAGATGCAATTGTTGTGTGTGGTGATATTGCAATTTATGATAAAGGTGCTGCAAGACCTACAGGTGGTGCTGGTGTAGTGGCTATGTGGATTGGTCCAAATGCTCCAATTGTCTTTGATTCTGTAAGAGGTTCATATATGGAACATGCTtatgatttttataaaCCAGATTTTACAAGTGAATATCCTTATGTGGATGgacatttttcattgacTTGTTATGTTAAGGCATTAGATCAAGTTTATAAGAATTATTCTAGAAAGGCAATCTCGAAGGGTGGATTAGTGACCAATCCATTGAGTAATGAAGCTTTGAATgtattggaatattttgattataATGTTTTCCATGTTCCAACATGTAAATTAGTTACCAAATCATATGgtagattattatttaatgattttaaggcaaataataaattatttccCGATGTTGATGTTAAATTTGCAGAGGAAACGTATGAAGAATCATTAactgataaattattagagAAAACATTTGTTAATGTTGCTAAACCATATCATAAGGAAAAAGTGGAACCATCATTAATTGTTCCAACTAATACTGGTAATATGTATACAGCATCAGTTTATGCATccttatcatcattattatattatattggatctgataaattacaaaacaAGAGAATTGGGTTATTTTCATATGGTTCTGGGTTAGCtgcatcattattttcatgtAAAGTTATTGGTAATATTGATCATATTATACAAGTTTTAgatcttgataataaattaaatggGGATAGATTAAAATGTTCACCGGGGGAATTTGAAGATGCAATTAAATTAAGAGAAGATGCacatttgaagaaagatttTGAACCAAAGGGATCTATTGATCATTTACAAAATGgtgtttattatttgacaAAGATTGATGATAGATTTAGAAGAAGTTATGCTGTCAAGGAATAG